The genomic DNA TTGGTCTATCCAAGGATTATTTAACTGTCCATGAATACCACCAACAAACGGTTTCCCTTCTTCAGCATCTACATCCGGGTGATCtccatcttcatcgtcatcttcatcttcaaatttcCCGTACTCACTGTAATCGaaatccatgtcatcaacatattttGGCTTCTCATCTGTAGTGTCATGGAGagcttcttcacattcttctacACCTTCATCGGCACCTGGATCTACATCGTCACCAAATTCATCTGTTGGCTCCCCATCGGCAATAGAACAAGAGATTTATATCATTAACACATCCCTTAATCGACTGTCCATCCATGCATCGCGTAAAGACGCAAAGGCGAACAACATTCCTACTACTAAAATATATCAAGTTTTGAACTGATCTATCATTTGTGACATAGACAGGAGGGGTGTCTTGGGGCAATTGCTGAAGCATCATCTCTGTTAAGGGATACGATAACTGAaccatctttgtttctttgtcaatcagaTAATCTTCTACAGCCATTTCAAGAAGCTCAGCGTATGTACAACCGTGtcgcaaaaaaaacattctcccaCCTTTGCGTCCATCCATATCAAAATGCCATGACCCATTTCTCGTCGCCCATACTCCGTAAACAACAGGTATTTGCGCCATCTACCTGAAAGAGTAAGCAGCAAGTCAATTACTCATTACATAGCTGACTATCCGTAGAAGTCTTAAATCAATAACCTAGATgcctaacaaaaccaaaaacatgattgatccagaagtataatatattatcatgaCAATAATAGACAGAGGCAAGTACATAACCGATACAAAACATTTTgaactacaaaatcaaaaagaaaaaattataaatttcaattaaacactaTTTCAAACATACAAACTTCACAGATAACTCCAACGGTTTGACTTCGTATATTAGTCTACTTTAATGACTTAACTGCctatgaaattaaggagactgaaattttagtctacgggctcgaaagtcgataaaattttaaattgcaaaactgaccacatagtagacttaacatgatattatgacggttggactaacaaatgaagtctaagttcgacaaaaaaacaaagaaaattacgAAATCTgccggaaaataaccttatcggtggtggtttcgcaatgtcaagcatCGAGGACGTCGTATTTAGTCACCACTGAAGAAACACAGCGCCAATTTTCCTTGTTCACGAGATATAACAAGATTAAcgaactttcaattttttcgattaaaatggagaggtgatggaagaaaatgaagttctcatagcattgggtgttatttaagctcacaaatcaggttgttgaagcattaagagcttcaaatttagttgttcatggttgttggaaaattaaTAGCGGTGGTACAACCATAAATAAGacaagaagatgaggatatggatgtcATAAACATTTTTGcaagaaatacaaataaattaaaaatagtggCATTTCTGTAAATACAATAAATGACAGAGGATTTAGTAGGcagaaagtggcaaatgtttgagagaaaaaaaaagaaatctaatcTTATAATTGACTCAAGTTAGGCGTATAATTTTGCAAGTGTCGTGTAAGTATTATTTGCGAGATTATAATTATTGGAACAGATGTTCCAGAAGggacaaaaatattataaaagattattatttttccaaCTTGTTTTATACGTTATGATACAAATGTACTCACTCACATccaattaaaaacatttattttgtttttctgtctTCTAAAAGGAGCTCTGTACTTACATATGTACCAaagaatgttattttttttggaaaataaattattattacggtgataattcttttatttgtgcTATTTACACGACATTATTCCACATGTTGTTGAACAGTGATATCGGTCAACCAAACCGAAACGAGGAAGATATCATAACAAATGGTATATATTGAATAGTAGTAGTAGACACGCATGTCAATCTAGTAAACCAGTTAAaaattgtatgatttgaatCTTTTATGTAGCATGTCCTTCTAGCTTACAATTGATTAAGTGGTTCGGTGCAATCAATGTTCATCACTCATTTATGTGTTTCACTGATGTTAAAAGCCTTTTTTTGGTTGTGTCAAAGTTTGGAACCATGGTCGGTCCTAGGTTTAATGTGTCCTAAagcatattttgtaaaatatggcctaaatgatattaaatatattgtaaaatatataacaataaaagaaatcatgttcatatatttttaaaggaCTAAATggcattaaatattttaataattatgaaaatgatCTCTTCCAAACGTTTTTGCaggaaatttattaagttttaaggtttttctttatcaacaaataaataagatattaagcgatgtttttcaaaataaaagatgCAGAGAATGATGGCATCATACTGGAAATTAAAAGTGGTCCAAAAGAATAAAAGGGAGCGCCGGGATCTGCTTCGGGTCATTTTTGTCCTCTGGAGTGTTATTCTTTGGTAGAGGTAGGTTTCTGAACAGTTTTCTTGAACAAGTGGAGATAGCCAACTGTTCAGAAACCTGTATCTCTACCAAAGAACAACATTACAAAGGAAAAAGATGACCCCGAAGCAGATCCCGGCGCTCCTCCTGATTCTTTTCCTGCCTCAGCTTTTTCTGGTCGTAGCAAACTGCAAGTGAGAAGAAAACAGACAACCCATGCCACAAACAAAAAGTGTGCAATTTGAGATTGGTTCAAGTTTTATattacaacacaaacaaaaagtttgatttatcaggcgtccaataGCGAATAAGCagaaaagcttgatttatcaggcgtccaagttaaaaagttttattcggaTTGATCcgatttttatttgatcaaattaaaactttaaaaagttttaaaaaaattataatattaaaaaaaatttaaagtttaaatattataaatattgaaacttttaaaattttcttagtttttaaaaagttttcaaatattataatttaaaaatgttaattgtttaaaatattataaatattgaactttttaaaaggttcaaatattatattttgaaaccttttaaaagtttaaaatattataaatattgaaacttccaaaagtcttagcttttaaaagatttcaaaatcttttaatctttaaattttaaaaatttcttagcttataaaaagtttctaaaaaattatagtttataaattttaaaagtttaaaatattagaaatattgaaacttttaaaaggttcaaatattaaaaatatttaaacttcataaaatattttaaaatattacaattacttaacctccatagaaattttaaaatattatatctatactaataaaaagttgaagctataaactcctaaaggtgtccatataggatttaaaacaaccattaagaattagatatttcactaatcaacatttttggaaatatagtagtaatctatattattaagaatttttagaaaaaaacaaagaataaaatttatagaaataaaagaaatatgatttgatattcttgcagtaaaaattttatttttaattctaagaaagaagaattcgcgtcgcaagaccttgagttgatgttatttgagtttaaagaagaaggatcgacgaaaagcaaaaatatttttttaactatacatgtgttcatattactttctccgcgagtaaggattttggtttgagaagtttcaatatgtgtggatctaaaaccgaataagcatatggatgaaattatcaacaattggatgcatgtgttgactatgctggtctttatgaattgcacaaattttatgagaaaagaaataattttggtcttggagtttgataggttaacaagttgtatggttgattaaaaaaaatgttttgcattggaaaaatgtgaaaaaattgacgaaaaagaagaagaagaagattataacGAAAAAACCGGATAATagtaatgatgacaattaccataaaatttgacaatgaaaatgacaagaaagaatatgaaaaataagaaaacattgaataaaaacacgaaaacataggtggtagcgatcaattaaatatgaaaaacgagataaattcaagattataaaattatttcgttttctggtggtcaaagaaatggtttaggatatgtaaggtcaccagtttgattcGTCTCtcctggacgtcgagttaaattcatgattttttttatctgatttgattttataacacaacttatttttatatttttaaaaattttgtatctgaaacttaaatttttatttaacactaatttaaatttttttataagataatatttcattattgtcatcaGTCACATATTCtttccgtttcataatataaaatgttttagaaaagattttttgtttcataatataagatgttttcaagtttctatgctacttttagattagtttaatattttttattatacaattttatttatgattggttaaatttttttttaagtggtcatttcttatattttgaaatgaaatgagtatatataattttcatcgaaatatatcaaataaattcaTGGTActgttcaaaacctagtatctCTAAATGATTGACGGCGCTTATGACATCAAAGAATTGTATATTTCCATCTTATTGTTATgtcaacttttctttttcttgtttttcagttttattatgTTAACCTTTTCCATGATGAAGTTAATTTTGATCGCCAGAATGTGGAGACAAGGCAATTAGAACTATACTTTTTTATAGGAGTTTGTGCTATCATACTCATCGTGATTGTTGTAATCAGTAAGTTTCTTATCATCAACCAAACAAGGGTTGAATTGAACCCACCAGTTCCAATGCGTAACTTTTATCATGTAATCAACTAGATCAATTAATTTAGTACTACGAAGCCTATATAACAAGCATATCAATATAGTTATTTCGCTATTtaaagaattatttattttcttttagattttatgaaatTGTAACCCtctttattatacatatttaaataatgaTATTGCAATAATTTTTTCATACGTTGATATCTCAACATTTTAGTTTCTCTCCATTCGCTTCCCAATTATTGAATAGGATTCAAAGGAATTAAAATTTGTAACGATTTACAACTAAAAAAGTTAGCTAGATTCGCGGTGCCTATCAGCTAAAAGAATTGTATCGTATTAATTTTTTcctctaatcaaataaaaaatgtttcttcttcgtctcagTATCTCGATAGCTTTTTAAAACAAGTACACCATATTCAATACCACCAATCCATATAAGTCCATAGAAGTAAAACCATATCCTTCCAACGTTACAATAAaaacgcttcttcttctcttctccatcatcatcattatctccGTCACTTTCATCTTCCTTTACCGTTACCGGCTCAACTCTCTCCGGTCCGGTTACCGTTCTTGCTTTTGTCTGATGATTCCAGGTGTTGccagctgtttttttttttttttttatctttttttcttttaaaatcaagtCCCCCTTGTTTAAAGTTAGTTATATGTCAGTTTTTGTCTGATTGAGGAGGAATTAGGTTTCTTCCGATGGAGAAAGGGATATAATATCAATtgggttttgtttatttctccaattttttagttttgtctTCTCAATTGGGGTTTTGTGATGGAAGCTAGAGGAACTCGAGgtggttgagaagaagaagaaggtcagAGTTTATTTGGGTTTAGTGGTAAAACGAGTGTTGTAGAGTGGGATTTGAATGATTGGAAATGGGATGGTCATCTCTTCGTAGCCAGACAGTTGAATCACGGCTCATCCAACACCTCTTCTGCTTGCTCTGATGAAGCAACTGTTGTTGATATCATGGACAATATGAATAAAAGAAGAGCTGTTACTGTGATACCAATGGATGATGATGCTCCTAAGCTTACTTTGAATCttggtggttgtggttgtggtaaTATTGCCAAAAAGACTAAACTTGGTGGTGGATTACAGACTCGAGCCTGTCAGGTAGAGAATTGTGGATCTGATTTAACCAAGGTTAAGGATTACCATAGACGTCATAAGGTTTGTGAGATGCATTCTAAAGCTACTAGTGCACTTGTTGGAGGTATTATGCAGCGGTTTTGTCAGCAATGTAGTAGGTATGGGTTTAGATAAAGGATTCGACTTTAGTATTATTGGGTCGTCTTATGTCTCGGTGTCACTTGTTGTCAGTAATCATATTTGGTTTATATCTGCAGGTTTCATGTGCTTGAAGAGTTTGATGAAGGAAAGAGAAGTTGTCGTAGACGTTTGGCTGGGCATAATAAGCGTAGGAGAAAAGCAAATCCTGATACTTTAGGCGATGGGACTCCTGCAAGTGATGGTCAAACAAGCAACTACTTGTTGATTACTCTCTTGAAGATACTCTCCAATATGCATTGTAAGTTGTTCATGAAAGTTTCATTTGGACATCCAATTTTTTAGTCTTAAAAGCGCTTTATTCAGTTCTGTGTTCGCTTTGCAGTGAATCAATCGGACCAAACGGGTGATCAGGATCTGATGTCTCATCTTCTAAAGAGCCTTGTAAGCCAAGCTGGTGAACATGTTGGGAAGAATTTAGTTGGGCTTATGCAGGGTGGAGGAGGACTTGAGGCTTCTCAAGCTTTGCTTTCACTCGAGCAAGCTCCTCGAGAAGATATAAAGCATCATTCAGTAAATGTGCTTGAAACGCCTTGGCAAGAAGTGTATCCCAATTGTTCTGAAGAAAGAGCTGTCTTGGATAGGTCCCAAAAGCAAGTCAAAATGAATGCTTTTGATTTGAATGATGTATACATAGACTCGGATGATACTACAGATCTAGAGAGATCATCACCTCCTCCCACAAATCCAGCAACCAGTTCTCTTGATTATCACCAAGACTCGCGTCAGTCTAGTCCACCTCAGACTAGTAGAAACTCAGATTCAGCTTCTGACCAATCACCTTCAAGTTCCAGTAGAGATGCTCAGGTACAAATCTCACCTTTCATCCATTCATCTTTGGTTGCTTATAATTCACTGTaacatttcttgttttgttttggtttcatatTTAGAGCCGTACCGATAGGATTGTGTTCAAACTATTTGGGAAAGTGCCGAATGATTTTCCAGTTGCCTTACGAGGACAGGTAAATATAATTTCTGCAGTTTGTTGTGATTTTGAAACTGACACTGTACACTATTGTGTTctaatattcaaattttcagATCCTTGACTGGTTAGCTCATACTCCAACTGACATGGAGAGCTACATTAGACCTGGTTGTATCGTTTTGACAGTTTATCTTCGTCAAGATGAAGCTTCTTAGGAAGAAGTAAGGATCATTTTCACAACTCTTTCCCTATTCTTTCCAGATTATTATCGTAGAATCActtcatgtttcttttttgttttttttcttgcagcTTTGTTGTGATCTGAGTTTCAGCTTGAGGAGGCTTCTAGATCTTTCACATGATCCTCTATGGACTGATGGGTGGATTTATCTTAGGGTGCAAAACCAGTTTGCATTTGCGTTTAATGGTTAGTTTTTGAGAATCTTGGAATCTATGTTATAGTGTCCATATTTTTTCTTGAGATCTGAGCATTCTTCTTATTTCGTGCTACAGGTCAGGTTGTTCTTGACACATCGTTACCTCTAAGAAGCCATGATTATAGCCAAATCATTACTGTTAGACCACTTGCTGTAACAAGGAAAGCTCAATTTACAGTAAAAGGCATCAATCTCCATCGACCTGGcacaaggtatatatatattaacactcTTCAAAGCTTGACCCCTCTCTATCTTTTCCTCTGATGTTCATCGCCAATTTTTACAGGTTACTTTGTGCTGTAGAAGGAACATACTTGGTTCAGGAAGCAACACAAGGAGTAATGGAAGAGAGTGATGATCTTAAGGAGCACAATGAGACTGATTCTGTCAAATTTTCTTGTGAGATTCCTATCGCAAGTGGTCGAGGTTTCATGGAAGTGAGTGTACTTTAAACTTTGTGCTCTGCTTTTACTCTTTGTTGCATTGAAATATAAAGGCGGCATTTTTCTTGGCAATAATCTAGATTGAAGACCAAGGTGGGATAAGCAGTAGTTTCTTCCCTTTCATAGTTTCCGAGGACGAAGATGTTTGTTCTGAAATCCGAAGACTCGAAAGCACATTAGAGTTCACCGGAACTGATTCTGCAATGCAAGCAATGTATTTCATCCACGAAATTGGTTGGCTTCTTCACAAAAGTGAAGTCAATTCAAGACTTGCAGAATCAGATCATCTATTCCCTTTAATACGGTTTAAGTTTATAATCGAGTTCTCGATGGANNNNNNNNNNNNNNNNNNNNNNNNNNNNNNNNNNNNNNNNNNNNNNNNNNNNNNNNNNNNNNNNNNNNNNNNNNNNNNNNNNNNNNNNNNNNNNNNNNNNNNNNNNNNNNNNNNNNNNNNNNNNNNNNNNNNNNNNNNNNNNNNNNNNNNNNNNNNNNNNNNNNNNNNNNNNNNNNNNNNNNNNNNNNNNNNNNNNNNNNNNNNNNNNNNNNNNNNNNNNNNNNNNNNNNNNNNNNNNNNNNNNNNNNNNNNNNNNNNNNNNNNNNNNNNNNNNNNNNNNNNNNNNNNNNNNNNNNNNNNNNNNNNNNNNNNNNNNNNNNNNNNNNNNNNNNNNNNNNNNNNNNNNNNNNNNNNNNNNNNNNNNNNNNNNNNNNNNNNNNNNNNNNNNNNNNNNNNNNNNNNNNNNNNNNNNNNNNNNNNNNNNNNNNNNNNNNNNNNNNNNNNNNNNNNNNNNNNNNNNNNNNNNNNNNNNNNNNNNNNN from Camelina sativa cultivar DH55 chromosome 7, Cs, whole genome shotgun sequence includes the following:
- the LOC104699910 gene encoding LOW QUALITY PROTEIN: squamosa promoter-binding-like protein 12 (The sequence of the model RefSeq protein was modified relative to this genomic sequence to represent the inferred CDS: substituted 2 bases at 2 genomic stop codons); amino-acid sequence: MEARGTRGGXEEEEGQSLFGFSGKTSVVEWDLNDWKWDGHLFVARQLNHGSSNTSSACSDEATVVDIMDNMNKRRAVTVIPMDDDAPKLTLNLGGCGCGNIAKKTKLGGGLQTRACQVENCGSDLTKVKDYHRRHKVCEMHSKATSALVGGIMQRFCQQCSRFHVLEEFDEGKRSCRRRLAGHNKRRRKANPDTLGDGTPASDGQTSNYLLITLLKILSNMHLNQSDQTGDQDLMSHLLKSLVSQAGEHVGKNLVGLMQGGGGLEASQALLSLEQAPREDIKHHSVNVLETPWQEVYPNCSEERAVLDRSQKQVKMNAFDLNDVYIDSDDTTDLERSSPPPTNPATSSLDYHQDSRQSSPPQTSRNSDSASDQSPSSSSRDAQSRTDRIVFKLFGKVPNDFPVALRGQILDWLAHTPTDMESYIRPGCIVLTVYLRQDEASXEELCCDLSFSLRRLLDLSHDPLWTDGWIYLRVQNQFAFAFNGQVVLDTSLPLRSHDYSQIITVRPLAVTRKAQFTVKGINLHRPGTRLLCAVEGTYLVQEATQGVMEESDDLKEHNETDSVKFSCEIPIASGRGFMEIEDQGGISSSFFPFIVSEDEDVCSEIRRLESTLEFTGTDSAMQAMYFIHEIGWLLHKSEVNSRLAESDHLFPLIRLAESDHLFPLIRFKFIIEFSMDREWCAVIKKLLNILFEEGTVDLSPDAALSELCLLHRAARKNSKPMVEMLLRFIPKKKNLTLSGLFRPDASGPAGLTPLHIAAGKDGSEDVLDALTDDPGMIGIQAWKTSRNHTGFTPEDYARLRGHFSYIHLVQRKLNRKPTAEEHVVVNIPESFNIDHKQEKKSLNDSSSLKINQCKLCDHKRVFVTRQHSSVAYRPAMLSMVAIAAVCVCVALLFKSCPEVLYVFQPFRWELLAYGTS